The nucleotide sequence AACAAAAATGTGAACAGTTCTGACTTCAGAATACAAATTTTCATATAGATTGTAGGCAACTTAGCCGAGATGCATTCTAATTCTGCTTGTTTACCTTTCTTTCAGTAAGCGATTGGTGGTTTGGATGTCAATGAGTGGAACGGTAGAAGGGTCGTCTCTGAACCCAAATGCCCTACACTCTGTTCTGCAGCAGTTGCGGGAGTCAGTGCAGGCATTGTTGGAACACTTCCATCAGTGGAGGCAACAAGAGATGGCTGGCAAAGACTTGTTTGAGACTGCCTCTGTGGAGGCTTTAGTCATGAACCTGAGCACCAAATCTCCGAAAAAAGGCGTGAGGCCGGGTAAATATCGTGAAAAACCTGTCCAATGTGTAAGGCCAAAGTGTACCCCTCGCCGCATCATTCTTCGAGGCCGACTAgctattttgtgttttttttgttttaaattcgaatgtcactatctactttgaaacagaactatatagtctttgtgtatagttgaattctcctgtaaatattaatactttgtaattgaattttattgttttggtacgagtttgaaatcattagttgagctaattaatgttattttatatgtcaaatttaaatctagacatggtaaaagaaaattaatagttttgtaaatataaaaaaaatgattttgtaaatagattttttttatttttattttaaaaagacaacgcttttaaagcgttgcacaagtgttgtctttgccaaaaacaacaacgcttttaaagcgttgcaaagatgatgtttttgcaaaaaaatacacaacgcttttaaagcgttgtcttcgctacaaacgacaatgctttaaaagcgttgtcgttgagcagacttttaacaacagtgcttttaacaacgctttttcaggcacaaagacaacgctttaaaagcgttgtctattagcttttttcttgtagtgttatattgttaaacatcaaaactcaaatcctgactcaagcttgactcaactcaagtttagtcaaactggtcaaacttgacttagGAAAATTTCCCCAACAGGTTACCTGCTACAGTTTTCCAACTTGGCTTGATCATGTCTGTTCAACTcatctttctctatctttaggaTCTTGTTCATAGTAGCATTTTTCATTATCCAAGCAGCATAGAAGAGAGATAGAACCTTAGTTAGCTATCAGATAAATGCAAAGCAGAATCTCTTACCGAAAGAAAATTGTAGTCTGATATTGATTAGACTTGGCCCAAATATGTAAAGACGACCCTCCTCAAGAATCTTATTGATATCGAAGTTTAGACCAACCAAAGTCTTGGATGCTGACACAAATGTTGGCTCTAAATGATTGTCGTGTAGAGTGGGAACCTTGGGAAGTTCCATTTGCTAGCCAATCGACCATGAAACCAAAGGAGCAAGTCATATATAGTCATAATGAAATTTTATCCCTTATTGGACGATGACATCCCATTAAAATAGATGCACTTTGGCTGAGcttggaaaaaggaaaaaggaaacccCCGCATTGATTTTCTTTGGATGGTAAGAGTAATGGAAAACTTGCCAAGGGgggaaaagggggggggggggtaagagGGATTTTATACAAGTTGAAAAGGATGACTACTCCGCAGAGTAGTCAAATGAAATTTGGTACGGAATGGGAAAATACTAGGAGATCTTTGAAAAGAAGATAGGGATTGGGAATCGAAGATCTAGCATTTGGTCCTTAAAAAGATGATGAATTCAGATGGGGAGAGGTGTGGTCTATCAAGAACATTGGGAATTATAATGTGATGATTGACAGGAATATCAAAAGTCAACCTAATCTGATCTCCGCCATTCAAACTCGACTAAGTTGAGGTACACCACAAGGTGGGGACATCATAAACCATGACTCAAAGGAGAAATGTGGGGGCAAAAGGAGAAAACAAGGATCCTGTAAGGAGAACGGAAAATGATTGAGGAACATACAAGAAAAAGAGCTTGGAGAAGAATTATAATGCTAAGAGATCTTTGAAAAGAAGATAGGGATTGGGAATCGAAGATCTAGCATTTGGTCCTTGAAAAGGTGATGAATTTAGATGGAGAGAGGTGTGGTCTATCAAGAACACTGGGAATTATAATGTGATGGTTGATAGGAATATCAAAAGTCAACCTAATCTGATCTTCGCCATTCAGACTCGACTAAGTTGAGGTACACCACAAGGTGGGGACATCATAAACCATGACTCAAAGGAGAAATGTGGGGGGCAAAAGGAGAAAATAAGGATTCTGTAAGGAGAACGGAAAATGATTGTGGAACATACAAGAAAAAGAGCTTGGAGAAGAATCATCGCTGTCGCTAAACACTGGAAGACAAGAAAAATGCATTTATTCTCTCCCAACTTTCACCTTATAAACCCTATAATCCTTGAATCCTGGCCATTTGGTCAGGAGACAAAAAGGTGGGTTAattgccccccccccccttttcttTGCCCATGAAAAATATCAAACTAAAGGAAAGATTTAGCTACATGAATTAATTGTGCAAACGGCAAAATGGATTCATTAAAAATTGTAATTTTTCTAATCTGTCATTTTGGATTCGGGAAAGCAGAATTATGACAACATTTCCAATCATTTCTGTACAAGCGTGTAAATTGCTATAGTCACCTTCTTCACACGACTTGTTGCTTCTTGTTACTTCGCTGCTTGGTGGATCTCTTGATCGACTCGATCCTCTGAAGTCTGATCTGTTCTCTGAATCTTGCTATGAACTCATCCGCCTTCTTGTCCACCTCATTCGCTTCCCCTCCTCCCGCTTCATGGTTTGACGTTTCTTCTGTGGCACCACCAGACGCCTCTGCAACGTCCTCCCCGCAATTATCGGCCTGCTCATTCCTTGGACTTGTTATGTCGTTGGTGGCATCCCGACATTCTCTCCTGCTCGAGTTCTTCAATTCCTCTTTGAGCCTTCTGGCCGTTGCGTGATTTCCGTGCTCATGTTTGAGGTAGTCGGGTGGAGGCGGCGGTGGCGACGGCGGACTGGCCTTGCTTTTGTAGATAATCTTCGGCTTCGACGTGTCGGATGAGAACGACGGCGAAGGAGAAAGATGCCTTGGGGAAGGCAAAGTGGGGGACGCGGGAGTTGAGGGAATGATGCTACTGCCTTTTATGCCGGCCACCTGTTCGACCTTATTCCCCTTCGACCCTGAGCGTGATATCCACGGGATTGGAGAGGGGAGTACTGCGGACTCGTTCTCTGAATCAAACAGGTGATCTTCAATTCCATAGTTAGCTGAGATAAATTGTCCATCGATTTCCTGGTTTTGTTGTTTTATGCTTCGGATGGGCAACAACAGAAGTTTACTAGCAACCCTCCTTGCTTTGAGAACTAGTTTGGACATTGCTCTTCACCTTCTTCACAAGACTTGTTCCATCATCTTACTTCGGTGAACTTTGAAGCATCTGTGAGATAAAGCTACAGGGGCTCTCGTCTTTCTGCAAGACCTCCTTCTCCGTGTCTGGTTCTGCGTTCCGCTGGCTGAAAATGCCATAGGACACTGCAATCCTGACAAAGAGAAGGTGGAGAATTGGTGAAGATGGATCCCCCGATGAATTCAGGCGCTTGGGAGGGGAACATGGGGAGGAGAGCTACGAAGACTCCGAAGAAGATGTGCTTGTAGATGATACTTGAGAAGACTCTCGGTGTGGCTTTTGAGCTTTAGGGGGTGAAATCAAGTTGGGAATTGAAAGCTTGTCGGGGTGAAAAATTGAGCTTGACTCAGCCATGCCTGTTGTATTCTGGTTTTCTCTTTTTCCCTCCATCTTCTTGAGGATCGAGGAGGAAGAATTGGAAAAGAGAAGTCAGGAAGGAAGGCGAAACTTTAGTGAGCAACGAAGAACGCACCAAAGAATGTGATAGCGTGGTAGGAGAGTGATCGAGGCTCCTCCCTCTTAAAGCATTGGCTGCTTCTTTAGTATTCATCATTGGTGGAAAAGTACTGAAATGTCCTTAACAACAATATCAAATTGTGAGTGAATCTATGTTATATCTTCTACGTAAATTTAATC is from Zingiber officinale cultivar Zhangliang chromosome 7B, Zo_v1.1, whole genome shotgun sequence and encodes:
- the LOC122004306 gene encoding swi5-dependent recombination DNA repair protein 1 homolog; protein product: MSKLVLKARRVASKLLLLPIRSIKQQNQEIDGQFISANYGIEDHLFDSENESAVLPSPIPWISRSGSKGNKVEQVAGIKGSSIIPSTPASPTLPSPRHLSPSPSFSSDTSKPKIIYKSKASPPSPPPPPPDYLKHEHGNHATARRLKEELKNSSRRECRDATNDITSPRNEQADNCGEDVAEASGGATEETSNHEAGGGEANEVDKKADEFIARFREQIRLQRIESIKRSTKQRSNKKQQVV